A genomic window from Leishmania mexicana MHOM/GT/2001/U1103 complete genome, chromosome 14 includes:
- a CDS encoding putative histone acetyltransferase, whose amino-acid sequence MSSSAVPAYEGKQKVYALLNGTFHAAIVLEVAEDATEGGFLYYVRYVEQDSRLDQWLQASDIKERHQGRAHHGNSSTHQQYTPSGIKTRRQSNATEQQKAATAVLTGEGAGMSTEVSANAKGGGAAPHLVKVSKTRARRDSAFFSRTKNIYSICMGPHEVETWYFSPYHLARPEVQQRLQAASQCVTGSTELQLVQSTTSSGGTSGVSSGIAGVGGGGGDSGSVSVGAGGSGRGSGASTRQWPIATRSFSLHICPYCLRPFLDNAAVVRHLQQDCLRHPPGNEIYRDPVRRLVVLELDGSLEPTFCEHLALLSKLFLEHKALDHDMTPFLFYVLCSVETHGLQVLGYFSKEKQTPEPYNLSCILVLPQYQSRGIGRFLIELSYELSRREGKVGTPEKPLSDLGEKLYLSYWADSVTMAIARAMEEGHCVSVDYLVQATAMIQADVIRALQHQKLLNGHQLTISEDIVERCYTKRLAKERDITSYTFYTHLLSWAPGFYEEFRGVPPAPTFVPWRDPKAPHTRAGG is encoded by the coding sequence AtgtcgagcagcgccgtccccGCGTACGAGGGGAAACAAAAGGTTTACGCTCTCCTCAACGGAACCTTCCATGCGGCGATTGTGCTGGAGGTAGCAGAAGACGCAACAGAGGGCGGTTTTCTCTACTACGTTCGCTACGTGGAGCAGGACAGCAGGCTGGACCAATGGCTGCAGGCGAGCGACATCAAGGAACGTCACCAGGGCCGTGCACACCAtggcaacagcagcacacatCAGCAGTACACCCCGAGCGGTATCaagacgcggcggcagagcaacgcgacggagcagcagaaggcagcgacggcggtgctgaccGGCGAGGGGGCGGGTATGTCCACAGAGGTTTCGGCAAACGCGaaaggcggtggtgccgccccGCACTTGGTAAAAGTGTCGAaaacgcgcgcgcgacgcgATAGCGCGTTTTTCTCACGCACCAAGAACATCTACTCAATCTGCATGGGGCCACACGAGGTGGAGACGTGGTACTTCAGCCCGTACCACCTCGCCCGCccagaggtgcagcagcgactgcaggCAGCGTCTCAGTGTGTGACGGGAAGCACCGAGCTGCAGTTAGTTCAATCCACCACGTCGTCAGGCGGCACTAGTGGTGTGAGCAGTGGTATCGCCGGCgtaggtggtggcggtggtgacagCGGGAGTGTCAGCGTAGGGGCGGGTGGGTCAGGCAGAGGGAGCGGTGCCAGTACGCGGCAGTGGCCCATCGCTacgcgctccttctctctccacaTATGCCCCTACTGCCTGCGACCTTTCCTTGACAACGCAGCGGTAGTGCGGCATCTCCAGCAAGACTGCCTGCGCCATCCCCCTGGCAACGAGATCTACCGCGACCCAGTGCGGCGCCTTGTCGTGTTGGAGCTGGACGGCTCGCTGGAGCCGACCTTCTGCGAGCACCTTGCTCTTCTCTCGAAGCTCTTTCTTGAGCACAAGGCTCTGGACCACGACATGACGCCTTTCCTGTTCTACGTACTGTGCTCAGTGGAGACGCACGGCCTGCAAGTGTTGGGGTACTTCAGCAAAGAAAAGCAAACCCCCGAGCCGTACAACCTGTCATGCATCTTGGTGCTACCGCAGTATCAGAGCCGCGGCATTGGTCGATTCTTGATCGAGCTCAGCTACGAGCTCTCGCGCCGTGAGGGCAAGGTCGGCACGCCAGAGAAGCCCCTCAGCGACTTGGGTGAAAAGCTGTACCTAAGCTACTGGGCCGACTCCGTCACCATGGCCATTGCCCGGGCTATGGAGGAAGGTCACTGCGTCTCTGTGGATTACCTAGTGCAGGCAACGGCGATGATTCAGGCAGATGTGATACGAGCCTTACAGCATCAGAAGCTTCTGAACGGGCATCAGCTGACCATCTCCGAGGACATTGTTGAACGGTGCTACACGAAGCGCCTCGCCAAGGAACGGGATATCACGAGCTACACCTTCTACACGCACTTGCTCAGCTGGGCCCCCGGCTTCTACGAAGAGTTCCGTGGcgtgccgccagcgccaacGTTTGTGCCTTGGCGCGACCCAAAGGCGCCCCACACGCGAGCCGGCGGTTGA